The Neomonachus schauinslandi chromosome 11, ASM220157v2, whole genome shotgun sequence genomic sequence GTTCAgtcatcttgggcaagttacctgcCCCATTGGGCCCTGCTGTcccctctgtaaagtgggggtgtAGATGAACTTGGCGTAAGTGGGCCAGTGGCCCTCTCCAGCCACTTCTGGTCCCCCATCTCTAGGGACATAGGCTCCGTGTCCAGCCTGGGCTTCAGCGTgcccctgtccctgccctccagctggCTTCCCGCTTgaaccccccagcccctccccagtgcCGGCCGGGACTCCTGCCTCCTGGGGGCACTGCCTGTCTGGCCAGAAACGTGCTTCCTGAGGCCGTGCAGGAGCCACTCCTCACTCCCACCCCGGACACAGTAGAGGCcgcttttaggcaacaggcttggGCATTGGAAGCCCCAGGCTTGGGCACTGGAAGCCCCAGTGAGGCAGAAGGGCCCACAGCGACCATCCTGCAAACAGGCCCACCAGGGACCCACCTCAAAACAGCCGTAAGCCCTCACTGACCAATCGGACCCAAAAAGGAACATTCCACACGTTCCCctacctcctccccctcccctataACTACAgccccctcccactgcctcctggcagaCAGTCTCTCTGCTCCCTTGCCGTgaattcaataaacttctatgtCTTTTGTTCGGCCTTGGGTGAATTCTCCCATcgccctgggccctgggcactGGCCGCCGGCCTCCACTGATCCCATCCCGTGCGGCTGGCCCGCTTCCCTCCTCAGGCCTGGCTCTGGGAGGGATGAGCTGGGTGGCATACCTCACCAGGAACATGCTGCAGCTTCTCCAGCGGAGCACGGGCATGAGAAACAGGTCCAGCACTGACCTGCGGGCCTTCTTAgaggccccctcctcctcctcctgcatgCTGGTCATGAGCACCTGCGGGGAGAGGCGGACACagtgagtggggggtggagggtggcacgggccccgccccgccccgcccccgtgCCAGGGAATGGTGTCCAGGTGGGCAGAGTGATGCGAGGAGCCTGGCCTTGGCTTCTGGAAACTGGAGagccttggggtgggggcggggatggagacagaaagaaagatcTCTCTCTGGGCCCCTGACAGAGCTCTCTTCTGCCGACCTGGCCCCCCTACTctgagccagggagccaggcttGTGTCCCAGCTCTCGGCAGTTCCTACACAAACCCGACCACCCCTCCTTGCCCCTCATGGCTGGCCTCAGGGTACGCCTCCTACCCCAGCCACACGGGCTCCCCACTGCACCCAAGTGCCATCCAGactcttcctgcccctctgggCCCCGCCTGCCCCCTGCTCAGCTCAGTCTTGGTCGGCTcgcctcctcctggaagccttccctgatcctcccacccccaggctgtgttttgtttcttgctgCACATCCTCCCACACCTACTTCCTTGAAATAATCACCTTCAGAGAAGCACATGCAGTTTCCCCCAAACACACCGAGAAGCCCTACGAGGTGAGCTTGCAATGCATGTGGGTGGAAGCCTCCCACAAGCAAGCTGGGGGTTGTCACAGCTGTTATCGGGTGGGTAACGGTGAAGCTGGTGACAAGACATCAGTGGCTGTCCTCTCCCTGCCACGTGCCACACTCTGGGTCACAAACAGGGGCATCTCACCTCGACGGTCAGTGACTTTGTGGCTTCCTTGTGGCCGTTTATCCTGGCCACCTTTTTGAGCTCCTGGAGCGCTTGTTCCGGTTTGCCCACAATAATCAGCCATCGGGCAGACTCCGGCAGCCACCTGTTAAGGACGCAGGCGCTTGCCCGGGCCCCTACACTCTTCCCGCGTCCAGGGCCCTCCTCGTCAGGTCAGGAGGGGGACGTGGGCAGCCGCTCCCCCAGCAGCAGGGGGAGACAGACGGCAACTGCTCTCCCCTCTGCACGGCTGGGCCAGGATGCGAGACTGGCAGCCTCCCTCGGTACCGAGTAAAGCTGAGTCCCAATGCCTGGCCGCCCTCTTTCCCCCACGCCACCCCATCTGGCTTCCCGGCTGCGGGGGGCTCGCGCATGGCCCATGCACAGCTGCCTGAGCCTATGGTGAGGCTGAGCCCATTTCTGTGACAGCTCACATCATGCTgaatttcacacacacacgcacgcacgcacacatgcacgcacacacaggctAAACACATCCCCAGCCAGAACTGAGTGGTTTTATAAAAGTAGCCTGCTTCTTCCCAGCCTCGGGGCAGATAGCAGGGAGAGGCATCTCCTGGGTGAGAGGACTGACATTTTCCCAGCCCAGAGGGGCTCAGCTCTGTTTGCGTCCGTCCGGAGGCCGCCTGCCCTAGTGGTTCAaagagccagcctgcctgggttcaaatcctgcctctggcacttactggctgtgtggcctgCACGAGTCACTgaacccctctgggcctcagtccctCCTCTGAAAATGGTGGTCATCCTATCATCTTCCTCGTTAGAAGAAGTGAATACACATCTGGGATGACCAACAGCACCTGGGACTCACCCAACCAGGGTGACTAGAGCAGCCTAATAAGTGTGATTATGGGATGTCTTCCTCCTCGCTTACTGATCCTGTTGTTATCGATAAAACTCCACGTGGTCAGTGGCTTTtgatctgttttctttgctgATGTGCCCCCGGGACCTGAAACCACGTCTGGCATGGGGCAGTAAATACTtgagaaggaatgaatgagtccTTGCTACTCTCTATACCCCACAGTAGACTTAACGGGGTGCAGGTCCACCCAACCCTGGTTCATGGATACGAAAGAACTTACACGGTCATAATTTGGGTCTGGTCCCCTGTCCCTCACCCAACCACGTGTTTCCAGACCTCAGGGAGTGTTGCAGCACCCCAAATAATCGTGATGATGATATCTTTTCATATCCAACGCCAGTCCGCACTGACTCAGGAGCccatgggtggggggtgggcaagtGATGTGAAGGAAGGGGCTAGCAGGTGGGGGGCAGCTAGTGCCGAGGAGGGGAAGGCCCGAGAGCCAGCGGGACGGGTGGGAGCCTCAGACGTCTGGCTAAAACGCCCACCCCGGAACTCTGAAGCCCCAAGATGTCTCTCCTAAGCAGGGGCCCCACGCACATCATTGCCCTACGTGGCTCTCAGCGTCTCGGGATCCACGGCCGGCCAGGGTGGTGAGGGTGAGGGGCACCCTGGCCCCCCAAATCTCCCTCCTAGCAAGTGACGTCCTCCCCAAGAGCAAAGGCCCCACACTGTACCCACCAGGAGATCAGGAAGATGGCAAAGAAGGGCATCGACACGGCCAGCTGGAGAGCCCGCCAGTCCCGCAGGGTGAAGGCCAAGGCCCCCAGGGTCATCTGGCCCAGGCTATAGGAGCATCCCAGCATTGTTATGGTGACGGCCCTCCTGCGGGTTGTGGTCCACTCCACCACTGAAAGGTGATGCAGACAGGCAGGTAAGGGCTGAGCGGTGGCCTCGgggccccatcccaccccccccccccccccccccccccaaccgccACCATGGCAGGCGCAGCTGAGGGAGGGACTCACTGAGCGTCACCGGGGTCATGATGATGCCGGCCACTCCAAAAGCGCTCAGGAACCGGAGGCCACagtagatgaggaaattggaaGCAAAGACGGTGCTGGTGTTGGCCAAAGCCACCTGCAGGGAGCACCAGCTCAGCGCCGGCTTCCGCCCGAACCTGTGGGGGACGAGCACTGTGGGGCCTGGAGAGGGGCCCTGGGGACTTGGGCCTGGAGGCAGGGGCTTCAGGGGAAAGGAGGGTTCGAGGGGGTGGGGCACCTGCTGGGGCACCTCAGGACAGGCAGCACCGTACCCCACCCCCCGGGATCTCCCAGGAGCATGCTCCAAGTGTGCTTCTTATAAAAAGGGCAGACGCCTCGATCTCAGGGCCAGCGGCACCGCAGGGTCAAGAATGGGCtttggttggggcgcctgggtggctcagtcggttaagcgtctgccttcagctcaggtcatgatcccggggtcctgggactgagccccgcatcgggctccctgctcagcggggagcttgcttctccctctccctctgcctctctccccatcttgtgctctctctctcactcgctctctctcaaataaatgaaatcttaaaagaaaaagaatgggctatggttgaatcactgtattgtacaccttaaattcaTATTACaatgcatgttaactaactgcaatttaaataaaaactgaacaaaGATGGGCTTTGGCATCAGAAGCCTGGATTTGAGCCCAGCTCTGTCCTGcctgggtgaccctgggcacaGGACTCAAAGTCCCTGAGCCACCATTCCCTGTCTGTGCAATGGGGGTGTGCATGATGACAGCCTCAGAGTTGTGAAAACCATGATGCAGAGCAAGGGGGCGGCACGGCCGGGAGGCTGAGCACACGTGGCCTTGGGCAAACCGGCCAGCTCCCTGCCGGTCTGCCCACTGGGACTGGAGCTCCCGGGAGACAACGGGTGTCGGGCCCTCAGCGGTCCACCTGCACACCCACCGTGCCGCTACGGCCCCAAGGCTGGCTTAGCCCAAACCATGGCCCGCATTTAGCTAAAGCGTGCATTGGTCCAATGGGAGAAATGTGGGCAACGCTTGGCCCGCCTGTCTGAGCAGTGCCCAGGAACAAGGACATTTGGCCTAGACCCAGGGCGAGGTCTGGACGCTGACACCAGACCCTGATGCCAGGCTCCCAGGGTAAGCTGCGGACCGACGGCGATTTGGCTCCCGGTGTGGACGGCCCCTGGGGAGTGAGCCAGAGCCGCACGGCAGCTGTCCTTGGAAAGTGCCACCTGGACCACGTCCTTCCCCGCTGCTCGGGGCCCCTCACCATGCTCAGGATTAAATAAGGCCCACAGATGACGAAGGTAGCAGAACCACAGCACAAGGAGCCCGCCCCGTGTCAGGCCCTGGCCCGAGCTCTGTCTGTGGTTAACCCACAACAACCCCATGGATAGAGCCAGGTCCCCGCGTACAGcaagaaatggaggcacagagaagcaacATACCAGCCTTCTAGGGGACgagggaaagggaggtggggatgggaacCCAGGGTCAGACCCCTGAGCCCTCACGGTCAGGAGAAAGTCGGGAAGCCGTTCGTGCATTCACTAAATAATGACTGAGTGCGTGCTGCGTGCTGGAGGCTGGGGACGCCACACCCCTGCCTTCTTGGAGCTACGTCTTGTGGGGATGCACGCAAGCAGGTGAGCAAGGAGTGAGCGACCAGTACTGTCAGAGTAGGTgcagtgaggaaggaaagaaggcgtGGCCAGGACGAGGCCGCCTGGGGTTGAGGCCTGCGTGCTGGGCACAAAGAGACCACAGAGGCTCGGCCACCGGCCGAGCTCGGAGCTCTGCAGCCGGGATGCCGAGGGTGCTCCAGGAGGGGCCGGCATGGCTGTGGGAGAGAAGCCAAGTGccaagcaggggtggagggggacggggtggggggcaggaactGTCCTCAGTGTGGTGGGCCTGGAGGACTTCAGGCTGGCATCAACCAGATCCAGGTATAGGTTTTTGAAGTCACGCGGAATGGAAGCAAGAGACCCTCGAGGGGGCCAGGGCCTGCCCGGGCAAGAGAGGCAGGTGGCTTGGGCAAGGGGACGGAATGGAGGAGAGGGGCGTGGGGCTGGATCTAGGGGTGACGGTGGGAGAACAGGGCTGGCTCCAGGGTTGGGTGTGTGCCGTGGGTCGGGGGGCCGTTTTCCCGGATGGAGTCTCGTGCGGAGGGGCTGGGCTGGCGCGGGAGGGTCAGGAGTCCAGCGTTGGCCACGGCAAATGAGAGGCAAATGCTCCTCCACGTGCGAGCTCCAAGCAGGCAGCTGGCTCTACCAGCCGAGTGGGCGTAACGCAGGCGTCACTGGCGCCCGGTGGTAGGGCCTCGAGCAGCGGGGGTGGGCAGCCGGCCAAGACaagggacagggctgggggcggggcaccGCCTCACAAGGAGGAGCAGGAGACGGAAGGGGAGGGgccagaggagggggaggaggattTCAGCTTCACAGTGTGCCCTGTACTTGGAGTTAGAAgaaagaggggtggggggcacccgggaggctctgtcggttaagcggttaaagcagttaagcgtctgccttcggctcaggtcaggatcccggggtcttgggatcgagccccacatcgggctccctgctcggtggggagcctgcttctccctctgcctctgccccacccccccatgctcattcgcatgctctctctctctgaaataaataaataaataaacaaacaaataaataaaatcttttttaaaaaatgaagacgaCGACGATGACGACGAAGAAGAAAGAGCGGTCTATTTCTCCGCAGAAGACTatgggctccctgagggcaggggctctACAGCGCCGCGCACACAGGTGCTCTGGACGGTTGGTGTCACCAAAGGAGAGAGCACGGTGTTTGAGGGGATCTCGCACAGAGTGGCTTAAGCTGGTGTGGGCTTCTAGGCCGATACTGCTCCCTGGGGACATTCATGGGCCGTTTCTGTACTTCTGTCCCCATGGCGCTCGTTCTGTCGAGGAGGAGTCGAGGGGGAGAGGAGATACTCACCGGTCAGAGAGGAGGCCCCAGGAGATGGACCCCAGCAGGACGCCGGCCATGTAGATGGACTGGCCCAGGGGTTTCAGGCCCTGGTAGTCACACACTAGGTCCCACTGGAAGAGAGGGCGGGCACGGCGGCTGGGCTCAGGGGATGCGGACCCTGGTCAGCCTGGGTCCTGGGGGGTCCCTCAGCCAGGCGACAGAGGTGGAAGGGGTGTgctgggctggggcggggggcgggttCAGCTCTGTCCTCCCAGCTAGCTGAACGGCACACACGGGACTCGGCCACTCCGAGTGGACGGAGGTGGGCAGCGGAGCACGGGGACTGAACCACAGGCTGGCGTTCTAACTCTGTGGATCGCTCGCTGGGTGAGCCCAGGGGTGGTTCCTGTACGTGCTGAGCCCAGTTTCTCACCCAGAAGGGGGGCCCTGCAGCTGCTTCCCTCACAGGGCTGCCGGGATGAGCAGAGAGTGCTGAGCACGTGCCACCATAAGTTTTGAGTGCCTCCTGCCCGGGTCTGGGCATCCATGACCTGAACACCCCCCACCAGGCAGCCCTCCACCAAGACCTGACAGCTTCGTTCCATTTCCGCGTCTCTCGCCAGGCCCACGGAAGCAGGAGCCCCCTGTCCCCACAAGGCAAAATGATAACTGGAAAATGCAAAGCAGATCACCTCACTTCCTTGCCCCAAAGCCTCCAGTGACTTTCTTTTGCACTTGAAGAAAGTGCACCTCACCCACCTTCTTTGCATTGTGCCGGCCCCTGACCCCTTGTGCCCAGACACACTAggcctccttctgctccttcaaCACCCCAGACCTGGACTTCTGTTCCCACTGGGCTCTCTCCGCACCTTCACGTGACCTTATCTCCTAATCCAGGTCTCACCTCCAGAGAGGCCttccccacctgcctctcctccttgctcacaGGACCTGCTTTTCTCCTTCGTAGCAGCAGGACAGGATGTGATGGAGACCCATCTTCCGGCTCCTGGCGGTCTGGGCTGAGCCGGGCGCTGGAGTGTTGGAGCCGTGGGTCCTGGGCAACTTATTTCCCTCACTGtgcttctgttttgttccttaccAGATGCAGACAACAACAAGACCCCCCTCGTGAGATTGGAGTGAGACTATGGGGAAAGCCTCTGGAACGGTGCCTGCCACTCTCCTGTTGGGGCGGGGTTAAATGTTGACCCATTCTGAAGCTGCCGGCGGAACAGGAGCTCCTCAAAGGCTCCCTTGCTTATCCTGGGACCCCGGCCTCAGATCAGGGTCTGGGCCTTCATAAGCAGTGAGTAAATATGTGTTGAGGGAGTAGCATCTCATTCAGTAGCGCCTGCGGAAGCGGTGCGATCCTTCCAGGCATGGGCGGGTGGCCATCACTGGGAGGCCAGGTATGAGAGCCGGGGGTTGGCGGGGGGAGGCCCTTACCTTGGCCACGATGGTGGAGGTGAAGGTGCTGCGGTCGTAGACCCAGCCGTCCATGCACGGCTCTGTGGCAGCCTCGCTCCAGTTGGTGGCCGTGGCGTTGGGGTCCAGGAGCTGCCACTGTGGTTGGCGGAAGCGGCGACACTGATGGGGCTCATGGTTGGGGCCCGGGGGGATGGAGACGGTCAGGAGGTCCTTGGGGCCCAGGGCCCCGGGGACACTGGCCTGGGCAGTGCTGTTGTCCAGGAGGGGTACCCAGCATCGGTGGCTGGGCACGGCGGCCGAGAAGTTCTCCATCAGCAGTTGGGAGGGCACCAacatggagggaaggaggagagtgaAGACCTGCAGGGCCTGGAAGaggcc encodes the following:
- the SLC22A11 gene encoding solute carrier family 22 member 11, coding for MAFTELLERAGGVGLFQALQVFTLLLPSMLVPSQLLMENFSAAVPSHRCWVPLLDNSTAQASVPGALGPKDLLTVSIPPGPNHEPHQCRRFRQPQWQLLDPNATATNWSEAATEPCMDGWVYDRSTFTSTIVAKWDLVCDYQGLKPLGQSIYMAGVLLGSISWGLLSDRFGRKPALSWCSLQVALANTSTVFASNFLIYCGLRFLSAFGVAGIIMTPVTLMVEWTTTRRRAVTITMLGCSYSLGQMTLGALAFTLRDWRALQLAVSMPFFAIFLISWWLPESARWLIIVGKPEQALQELKKVARINGHKEATKSLTVEVLMTSMQEEEEGASKKARRSVLDLFLMPVLRWRSCSMFLVSFSQMISYYGLVLDLQNLGSDIFLLQVLFGAVDLLGRATTTFLFSFLGHRTTLASFQIMAGLSILANILVPQDLQTLRLVFAVLGKGCFGISLTSISVYKPELYPTALRMTADGFLQSAGRLGAVTGPLIRMTRPAVPLLAPVSYGVIPIASSLILLLFLPETKGLPLPDTIQDLESQKSAAAKSKQQEVAITESTWF